TATACACAATGAACTTTTTTGATACCGTAGGTAAGCTGGCCATCGGCAGCAGGCTACGCTTACTGAGCGAAAAAATAACAGAAGACGCTGCCCAGATCTTTAAGCTGTATGACATTGATATGCAGCCGAAATGGTTCCCTGTTTTCTACGTGCTTTCCACAGAAGGGGCCAGCACGGTAACAGCTATTGCCAGGGAAATAGGGCATTCCCATCCGTCAGTGAGCAAGATCATCGCGGAAATGTCTAAGAAGGGGTATGTGAAGGAAAAGAATGATAAGGCAGACGGCCGCCGCAATATGGTAAGCCTTTCCCCGAAAGGGAAGGAGATCGTTGAAAAGATCCAGGATCAGTATAAAGATGTGAACAATGCCGTGGAAGACTTATCAGCAAACACCCGGAACGATCTCTGGAAAGCTATCGGTGAATGGGAGTTTTTACTGGAACAGAAGTCGCTCCTGCGCAGGGTGCAGGAACAGAAAAAGGAGAGGGAAAGTGCCAGGGTACAGATCGTGGATTATAAACCTGCTTACCGGGAGGCATTCAGGACTTTAAATGAGGAATGGATCTCCACCTGGTTTAAAATGGAAGAGGCGGATCATAAAGCACTGGATGATCCTAAAGGCTATATCCTCAATAAAGGAGGCCATATCCTAGTTGCGTTATATGAAGGGGCGCCGGTGGGCGTTTGTGCTTTGATCAAAATGAAAGACCCGGAGTATGATTTTGAACTCGCCAAGATGGCGGTATCTCCCCGTGCGCAGGGTAAGAACATTGGCTGGCTCCTGGGAAATGCGGTGATTGAAAAGGCCCGTTCCCTTGGTGCCCGCAAAATATACCTTGAAAGTAATACGGTGCTGAAACCAGCCATCAACCTGTATTATAAGCTGGGCTTCCAGAAAGTGATAGGCCGCGCTACTCCCTACGAACGTTGCAACATCCAGATGGAACGGAGTATTTAATCGAAGAATGTGCCGAACATCCTGTCCCACAAAGAGGTGCTTACGCCAAAACCTTTCTCATCACTTTTATAGTGATGTAGGTGGTGGTTACGCCATAAGGGTTTCATGAATG
This DNA window, taken from Chitinophaga niabensis, encodes the following:
- a CDS encoding bifunctional helix-turn-helix transcriptional regulator/GNAT family N-acetyltransferase — protein: MNFFDTVGKLAIGSRLRLLSEKITEDAAQIFKLYDIDMQPKWFPVFYVLSTEGASTVTAIAREIGHSHPSVSKIIAEMSKKGYVKEKNDKADGRRNMVSLSPKGKEIVEKIQDQYKDVNNAVEDLSANTRNDLWKAIGEWEFLLEQKSLLRRVQEQKKERESARVQIVDYKPAYREAFRTLNEEWISTWFKMEEADHKALDDPKGYILNKGGHILVALYEGAPVGVCALIKMKDPEYDFELAKMAVSPRAQGKNIGWLLGNAVIEKARSLGARKIYLESNTVLKPAINLYYKLGFQKVIGRATPYERCNIQMERSI